DNA from Leptospira harrisiae:
GGGACACGGAATACCCACCCCAGTTTTCTGGTTTTTGAATTTTTTTACCTTCCCATTCTTTTGTGAGAGAGGCAAACTTCTCTTCTAAAAATTCTCTAGATGGCACCACCGAACTTTGATTAGATGTGTGGGCTCCTATCTGGGATTCTCTGGGCCTAACTGCAAAATAAGTTTCTGATTCTTCTTTGGATATGCGGGTTGCTCGACCTTCGATTCGGATTTGTCTTTCGAGCTTCGGCCAAAAGAAATTGAGAGCCACAAGATTGTTTGTGGCAATGTCCTGTCCTTTATCAGAATCATAATTAGTAAAAAATTGGAACTCGTCACGGATGAGTCCTTTGAGTAAAACAATGCGCACTGATGGTTGGCCTGTTTTGTCTACCGTAGCAAGGCTCATGGCATTGGGTTCGGCTTCTCCTTCTTCTTTGGCTTCCGAAAACCAAAGACTAAATAATTTTAAGGGATCTGAACCTGCTGTTTCTTCCGAAAGAACAGAGCGAGTGTAGAGTTTTCTCATATGTGGTAATTCATTCAATGGTTCCATAGATCGGAAATCCCTCCCAATTGTAGTAGTGGACAAGAAGTTTTGCAAAATAAGTTAAAAATAGTCCGAGGGAAAAGTAGAGTCCCATAGGGATTTTTTTCCCCTTTAAGGAGTCTCCTTTTTTTCGTAAAAGAAAACTGAAACCTACGGCAAGAAGGTATGTGGAGTTAAAGTATAAAATCCAAAATGGATTTCCTGCAATGGCAGAAAAAATAGGTGAAAAAAGCACATCCCCAAGGCCAGTCCCCCCACGAAAAAGAAGGTAAATGACTAGGTAAAATGATAGAAATCCTAAAAACACCCATAGGGTTTCTATTTGCAAGGATTCACCAAACAAGAAGTAGTTGGAGAGAAAACCGAAACAAATGATAAAAGGTAAGTTTTCGTAATCCAGGGAAAATTTGGCGACGTCTGTCATCATGGAGACAAGAAGATGTCCCAATAAAAAAAGCAGGAAGAGAGTTCCAAAAATATCTTCCGAAACAAAGTAGACAAAGATTGCAATGAGTCCAAATAAAAATTCCGAAAGTGGGTAGAGTTTGGCTAAACTTCTTTTGCAATTGTCGCATTTACCTTGAGTCAAAAACCAACCAAAAATTGGGGTGAGATAGGTTTTTTTCACCAAATGCCCGCAAGATGGACAATGGCTAGGTTTTGTAAAAATAATTTTCCAACGTTTCAGACCCTTTGTTTCTTTTCTTTTTTTACCGTAACAATAAAGTAAAATGCGTTCTGCAAGGGTAGTGTAGAAACTGGCTAAGGCCCCGCCAAAAAAAAATAGGATTCCATAGGTCGAGAGGGTCCAAAGAAATAACCAAACCGATTCGTCCATAAAATCCAATTTACTTCCTTTCGTTAAATCTGAATGACGGAATTAACTTTCCTTAGAAAGTTCTTGTAAGGCCTTCATCCCTCGTTTTAAAGTGTCCCATTCTGTAGCAAAGGAAAGTCTCACATAATCTTTTTTATCACAAAAGATAAATCCAGGAACAAGGATGAGATCTTTTTTGACAGCTCTTTGGATGAACTCTTCATCAGTGACTGGAACTTGAAAAAAGGAATAAAAAGCCCCACCCGATTTTTGGATGGGGTAGTAGTCTTTTAAAGAATCATAAACAAAGTCACGTTTTTCTTTATAGTCTTGGATGTAGACACTCATATCTGTATTCAGTGCTTCAATTCCCGCCCATTGGGTGATGGAAGGAGCACAAACGACAGTATACTGCTGTAAGGTGGTAAGAGCTTTGATCACCTTGTCTTCGGCAAGGATGGTCGCAAGCCTAAGGCCTGTCATATTATAGGTTTTAGAAAAACCTGTGAGTGTGATGGTTTTTTCATACTCAGAACCAATTGAAAAAAACTTTTTATCATAATCAAAAAGTTCATAAATTTCATCGCTGATCAGGTATGCCCCAGTAGCTTCCGCTAAGTTCGCGAGGGCTCGCAGTTGTTCTTTGGAAAGGACTTTTCCTGTGGGATTGGAAGGATTGGAAAATATAATCAGTTTGAATTTCCGAGATTTTAAAGATTCTAAATCTTCTGGTTTGAAACTTTCTTCCAGTGGAACTACTTTTCCACCATAGAATTTTAACATCGCCGGATACATTAAAAAGTAAGGGGAGATGACCAAACATTCGTCACCTTCGTTTACAAGTGCATTGAAGAGTAAAAATAAAGCAGAAGAAATTCCTGAAGTAACAAGGATCCGGTCTTCATGCGCATAAGAAATTTTGTTTTGGGTTCTGTATTTTTCAGCCATTGCTGATTTTAGTTCCGGAATCCCACCAGTTAAGGTATATGAAGTTTTTCCATCACGAGCCGCTTTAGTTAAAACCTCTATGATGTTAGGTGGGCAAGGGAAGTGAGGTTGTCCGATACTGAGATTGATCGGGTTTTGGATGGTCCGTGCAAGCTCAAAAGCCTTACGGATGGGGGAGGAGTCAATCCCATACATTCGATTTGCGAAATCCATGGAATCATCATGGTTTTTTGGGGAGGTACGGGTCAATAGAATTTGGTTTACACCTAGGAAATGGGTAGAAATCTGAAGGATATGGAATTTGTTACCATCGCTGATGTGAAAGTGCCGGTTCTCCCGCCCACGAGTAAGTTTCCCGTTTTCCCTTCTAGCCTAGTCGAAACTGACTCGGTAAAACAAACCTTACAAAAAATTCTATACCCCATGCTTGAAGGGATTCCTGTCCTCCTTGTGGGCGATGCAGGTGTTGGAAAAAACGCACTTATTTATTATATCAACTCTCTTCGTAAACAACCTACACTTCGTTTTAGTTTCAACGAAGACACACTCCCCGAAGACCTCATCGGTTCTTACCGCATCCTTCTGGATGGAAAAGGATTCACTTGGTCGAATGGCCCTCTCACTAATGCTTTGTCAGAAGGACTTAGTTTTGTCGCCGATGAGATGAACCTTTGTGCACCAAACATCATCAAACGATTTTCTTCTGTCTACGAATCCAACTACTTAGATCTTTTGGAAGGAAGTGGAGAACGGGTAAATGGAAAAACAGGATTCTGGTTTATCGGAACCCAAAACCCCAGTGAAGGATTTGAAGGTAGAAAACCCCTTCCTTTTGATATCACCAAACATTTTGCTGTAGTGTATGTAGATCCGTATTCGCCGGAGGAGATGTTTTTTATCTTAAAGAAACTTTATCCAATGCTTGGGGAAGAGGTTCTCAAACAAATCATTCGGATTAGTTTGGAATCGGAAACTCGGATCAAATCCGGGGAAATTGGAAAAGGTGATTTAGAAAAATACCATTTTAACTTAAGAACCTTACAAAAGTATTGTAACCGTTTGGTTTTATTTGGCGCTAAAGACAAAATCGTTGCGGCAAGAGAAGCCCTTTACTTATTCGAAGAACCTTTCCGTAAAAAAGAAGACAAAGCCAAACAAAGAGAACTCATCGAATCGGAGTTTGGTGGTTCAGTGAAACTCGTTCCTACCAAAGGGTATGTACAAGGTTCCACTATTTTTTGGAATGATAAGGAAATCAAAACTTGGGATGAAAAAAAGACCATCTCCCTTCTTTCCACTTATCCCACTCCAGAACCAGTTTTACATTTTCTCGACCAAGTATTCACCGCCATCCAAGCAAAAGAAAATATCTTAATTGAATATAGAGAAGACCAAGACCCACAAGAGTTTTTACCACTTTTTACAGAGCTTACAGGAATCGAACTGGAGTCTGTGATGTTATCCAAAGGGATGCATACCTCCGATGTAGTGGGTGCCTTAAAGCCAACAGAAGAAGGAAATATTGAAAGTGTGACTTGGGTAGACGGCCCCCTAACACGCTCTATTCGAAAAGGCCATATCATTCTTATCTCTGGACTTGAATCTGCTGGTGCAGAACTTGTGGAAAAGATGAATATGTTAACTGACGATGCACGTTCCCTCACTTTGCCTCCGGAGTCCGGCGAATACCTTCCCATCCAACTCACAGAAAAATCCATTGTGTTTGGAATGAAGTCTTTTCGTTCTTCTAAATCAGTAACAACAATTTCTCGTGCCTTTCGTAACCGTTTCACACCGATTCTTTTTCCCGAACTAGAAGATGTAAAAGTTTTAGAAGAAATTTTAGAGTTTTATCTTCCGGAAGGGGTTCTATCACGTTCCCTTGCGCGTTTCCACCTCAAAGCTAAGGAACTCGCAGAAAAACGTACGATTGGTTCGGCAAACTTAATGCCATACCGATTTGGAATCGCCAATCTCTTAAAATGGAAAAATCATATCTATCGTTACAACCAAACGGATGTAAAAGACATAGCCATTCGTGGGGGAAAGATTTATTATACCAATCAAATCGCTGATCCCAAAGAGAGAAAGGAACTGGAACGTCTCCTCGAAGGTTATCTTTCTGGAGTAGAAGTCGTCTCAACACTCTTCGAGGAAATCGAAGAGAAAAAAAAAACGTTTACGGTTGAATCAGGATTAGATCGAAAAAATTGGTGGGATCCGGAACTCCACAAACGTGACCCCCTAACAGGCGTTGCAAAAAAACTAAACTCTGGGGAAGAAACCAAACGGGGGATTGAAATCAATACCCCCGAAACTGGTGGCAAAATCAAAGAAGGTGCCGACGCCTGGTATGGTGAAGACACCCAAGGAAACCAAGGCCAAGGAGAACCACAAGGTGGTGGTGGTGCTTGGGGTTACCGAACCGAAGAACTCTACAAACAATTCTTAAAAAAACGCCGTCTTCTTTGGGACTATTCCATTATGGTAGGCCTTGAAGAATTTAAGTCGGTCTTTG
Protein-coding regions in this window:
- the pdxH gene encoding pyridoxamine 5'-phosphate oxidase, encoding MNELPHMRKLYTRSVLSEETAGSDPLKLFSLWFSEAKEEGEAEPNAMSLATVDKTGQPSVRIVLLKGLIRDEFQFFTNYDSDKGQDIATNNLVALNFFWPKLERQIRIEGRATRISKEESETYFAVRPRESQIGAHTSNQSSVVPSREFLEEKFASLTKEWEGKKIQKPENWGGYSVSPTKIEFWQGRVGRLHDRISFERIESGWKRSRLSP
- a CDS encoding prepilin peptidase → MDESVWLFLWTLSTYGILFFFGGALASFYTTLAERILLYCYGKKRKETKGLKRWKIIFTKPSHCPSCGHLVKKTYLTPIFGWFLTQGKCDNCKRSLAKLYPLSEFLFGLIAIFVYFVSEDIFGTLFLLFLLGHLLVSMMTDVAKFSLDYENLPFIICFGFLSNYFLFGESLQIETLWVFLGFLSFYLVIYLLFRGGTGLGDVLFSPIFSAIAGNPFWILYFNSTYLLAVGFSFLLRKKGDSLKGKKIPMGLYFSLGLFLTYFAKLLVHYYNWEGFPIYGTIE
- a CDS encoding pyridoxal phosphate-dependent aminotransferase — translated: MDFANRMYGIDSSPIRKAFELARTIQNPINLSIGQPHFPCPPNIIEVLTKAARDGKTSYTLTGGIPELKSAMAEKYRTQNKISYAHEDRILVTSGISSALFLLFNALVNEGDECLVISPYFLMYPAMLKFYGGKVVPLEESFKPEDLESLKSRKFKLIIFSNPSNPTGKVLSKEQLRALANLAEATGAYLISDEIYELFDYDKKFFSIGSEYEKTITLTGFSKTYNMTGLRLATILAEDKVIKALTTLQQYTVVCAPSITQWAGIEALNTDMSVYIQDYKEKRDFVYDSLKDYYPIQKSGGAFYSFFQVPVTDEEFIQRAVKKDLILVPGFIFCDKKDYVRLSFATEWDTLKRGMKALQELSKES
- a CDS encoding AAA family ATPase; the protein is MEFVTIADVKVPVLPPTSKFPVFPSSLVETDSVKQTLQKILYPMLEGIPVLLVGDAGVGKNALIYYINSLRKQPTLRFSFNEDTLPEDLIGSYRILLDGKGFTWSNGPLTNALSEGLSFVADEMNLCAPNIIKRFSSVYESNYLDLLEGSGERVNGKTGFWFIGTQNPSEGFEGRKPLPFDITKHFAVVYVDPYSPEEMFFILKKLYPMLGEEVLKQIIRISLESETRIKSGEIGKGDLEKYHFNLRTLQKYCNRLVLFGAKDKIVAAREALYLFEEPFRKKEDKAKQRELIESEFGGSVKLVPTKGYVQGSTIFWNDKEIKTWDEKKTISLLSTYPTPEPVLHFLDQVFTAIQAKENILIEYREDQDPQEFLPLFTELTGIELESVMLSKGMHTSDVVGALKPTEEGNIESVTWVDGPLTRSIRKGHIILISGLESAGAELVEKMNMLTDDARSLTLPPESGEYLPIQLTEKSIVFGMKSFRSSKSVTTISRAFRNRFTPILFPELEDVKVLEEILEFYLPEGVLSRSLARFHLKAKELAEKRTIGSANLMPYRFGIANLLKWKNHIYRYNQTDVKDIAIRGGKIYYTNQIADPKERKELERLLEGYLSGVEVVSTLFEEIEEKKKTFTVESGLDRKNWWDPELHKRDPLTGVAKKLNSGEETKRGIEINTPETGGKIKEGADAWYGEDTQGNQGQGEPQGGGGAWGYRTEELYKQFLKKRRLLWDYSIMVGLEEFKSVFGKELEEVELNLEQLFDPEIDIHRMYKNEGSRVDARKYISYKSGRGDTKIFDKTIIEKNDEKLKGVEVTFLVSKCRRIFNFEYSIAMLSALLVSLHILNEHDIKTSVHTFCDIKNSKDTVDIFNLKSAEEDYTAEKEEEVFSALCKNWHGDSIPEYQVLSNSERFFSPDAQTKIIVILSDFRGQRAKTYIEDELASFDTRKLKEAVLKNQDKNYVFLGVGLGSRYIAEHVFQDSIQITADNFFSMPNLIGAEIARLVQIHHSLRQ